In a genomic window of Zingiber officinale cultivar Zhangliang chromosome 9B, Zo_v1.1, whole genome shotgun sequence:
- the LOC122025285 gene encoding 60S ribosomal protein L26-1-like has translation MKYNPRVSSSRRKCRKAHFTAPSSVRRVLMSAPLSTDLRNKYSVRSVPVRKDDEVQVVRGTYKGREGKVVQVYRRKWVIHVERITREKVNGSTVNVGINPSKVVITKLKLDKDRKALLDRKARGRAADKSKGKFTADEVAAGGAASLQEID, from the coding sequence ATGAAGTACAATCCCAGAGTGTCGAGCTCCCGCCGGAAGTGCCGGAAGGCGCATTTCACGGCTCCATCGAGCGTCCGGCGGGTGCTTATGAGCGCGCCGCTTTCCACCGATCTGAGGAACAAGTACAGCGTGCGGTCGGTTCCGGTGCGGAAGGACGACGAGGTGCAGGTGGTGCGCGGCACTTACAAGGGACGAGAAGGAAAGGTCGTGCAGGTTTACCGTCGGAAGTGGGTCATCCACGTCGAGCGCATCACCAGGGAGAAGGTTAACGGTTCCACCGTCAACGTAGGCATCAACCCTTCCAAGGTAGTCATCACCAAACTCAAGCTCGACAAGGACCGCAAGGCTCTACTCGATCGCAAGGCTCGTGGTCGTGCCGCTGACAAGTCCAAGGGCAAATTCACGGCAGATGAGGTTGCTGCTGGAGGAGCTGCTTCTCTTCAGGAGATCGACTGA
- the LOC122023848 gene encoding histone-lysine N-methyltransferase 2D-like: MESASAGASAPGYPDSVDSSPRSRGGDSWDEPLSSTAAASSRIRVMCSYGGRILPRPTDKSLCYLGGETRMVVIDRHATLAELSAKLSRDLLGGTPFTLKYQLPNEDLDSLISVSTDEDLENMIDELDRITAAPATSGSGSGSRRSARLRLFLFPSKFDSAPSSAIGSLIDESKSESWFVDALNSAIHSMGMEENPRGSTDSASINCLLGLDDDSSVHSRGGSRQLEPERPILPRPDSSGRLGRHGQEVQSVPGSPMLDKASSFGSTSSAPLSNLPPIPVPSIDRATEHQDDHSSRMNQSPVSATKQRAEEVFKDAGHAPPPRQFPSIPLPVVSASSPVISPTENPNREFSDDDRPDQGDFRKPTQLPTPTQNNDFTRGPASRVMNSNPNSEPKIPYDAGYYVSPPVSELPAYERPSMQPEQLQQQQPHIHIHQQHPQFMPANTHYMHQTATGTVLSMPPYYSIASHSMQQAPQVHSLDPQIPVFYMPVHHATPYNLAAVQPNLTDPNTLPSLGKPSAPVQGVPTRPGIPATAYGTAAIGPASAPSALQPQLVHVAGNQSHPYAGAGYHVVQHPHLSQTPATMANYSYEMPAATGHPQLYHSLAASQPALPRQYQTPSSTVVIHEGVDANTSKSP; the protein is encoded by the exons ATGGAATCGGCGTCGGCGGGCGCCTCCGCACCTGGATACCCAGATTCCGTCGACTCCTCGCCTCGATCCCGCGGCGGCGACTCGTGGGACGAGCCCTTATCGTCCACCGCCGCTGCCTCGTCGCGCATCCGCGTCATGTGCAGCTACGGCGGGCGCATCCTCCCCCGCCCCACCGACAAGTCCCTCTGTTACCTAGGCGGCGAGACGCGCATGGTCGTCATCGACCGTCACGCCACCCTCGCTGAACTTTCCGCCAAGCTTTCACGCGACCTCCTCGGCGGCACCCCCTTCACCCTCAAGTACCAGCTCCCCAAcgaggatcttgattccctcaTCTCCGTCTCCACTGACGAGGACCTCGAGAACATGATTGACGAGCTTGATCGCATCACCGCCGCCCCGGCCACTTCTGGAAGCGGCAGCGGCTCGAGGCGCTCCGCCCGCCTTCGTCTGTTTCTCTTCCCCTCAAAGTTTGATTCGGCGCCTTCTTCTGCTATCGGGTCACTGATCGACGAGTCCAAGTCGGAGAGTTGGTTCGTTGATGCTCTCAATAGCGCGATTCACAGCATGGGCATGGAGGAAAACCCTCGAGGTTCCACTGACTCCGCCTCAATCAATTGTCTTCTTGGCCTCGACGACGATTCCTCCGTCCATTCGCGCGGGGGCAGTAGACAACTGGAACCAGAGCGCCCCATCCTCCCTCGTCCCGACTCCTCTGGTAGGCTCGGACGCCATGGCCAAGAAGTCCAATCTGTACCCGGTTCGCCAATGCTCGACAAGGCTTCTTCCTTCGGATCTACCTCATCTGCTCCCCTCTCCAATCTTCCACCCATCCCCGTTCCTTCCATCGATCGGGCCACCGAGCACCAGGATGATCACTCCTCCCGCATGAATCAATCACCCGTCTCCgccaccaagcaaagggccgaagAGGTTTTCAAAGATGCGGGCCATGCTCCTCCTCCACGCCAGTTTCCGTCCATCCCTCTCCCGGTCGTCTCTGCTTCATCTCCCGTGATCTCCCCAACCGAAAACCCGAATAGAGAATTCTCCGACGATGATAGGCCTGATCAAGGAGACTTCAGGAAGCCGACGCAGCTTCCGACGCCCACCCAAAACAATGACTTCACTCGTGGTCCAGCGTCAAG ggtcatgaactcaaatccaAACTCAGAACCTAAGATACCTTATGACGCTGGCTATTATGTATCACCGCCAGTCTCGGAATTACCAGCTTATGAGAGGCCTTCAATGCAACCAGAGCAACTACAGCAGCAACAGCCCCATATCCATATTCATCAACAGCATCCACAATTTATGCCGGCGAATACTCATTACATGCATCAAACAGCAACCGGAACCGTTCTCTCGATGCCCCCCTACTACTCTATTGCCAGTCACTCAATGCAGCAAGCACCACAAGTCCATTCACTTGATCCCCAGATTCCGGTGTTCTACATGCCTGTTCATCATGCTACACCTTACAATTTGGCAGCAGTTCAGCCCAATTTAACAGATCCAAATACTTTACCATCTCTAGGAAAGCCATCAGCGCCTGTCCAAGGAGTTCCAACAAGGCCTGGAATTCCAGCGACTGCATATGGAACAGCAGCAATTGGCCCTGCATCTGCACCTTCTGCACTGCAACCCCAATTAGTCCATGTTGCAGGCAATCAATCCCACCCTTATGCTGGAGCAGGGTATCATGTCGTGCAGCATCCTCACTTATCTCAGACCCCTGCAACAATGGCTAATTATAGCTACGAAATGCCCGCTGCCACTGGCCATCCTCAGCTGTACCACTCTCTGGCAGCCTCCCAACCAGCGTTACCCCGGCAGTATCAGACACCCAGCTCCACAGTTGTGATTCATGAAGGAGTAGATGCAAACACATCAAAATCACCATGA